The Primulina huaijiensis isolate GDHJ02 chromosome 18, ASM1229523v2, whole genome shotgun sequence DNA window ctatttttattaaaagtattttcaatgtCTCATGCGAATGTATATGTtctacttgctatcatggttaaggtttgctgagtcaatagagtCACTgggtgtgaatgatgcatgtgAGAATAATTTTGACGATGATGGAGGATTTGATGGTTGAATCGGATGGGTTTATGGTGTACATAACCCGAGAATCTTTGCTAACtagtaatttatttagtttatatttaaatgaggatcaaaatataattataagaaatagtgagtggctacactgtaattttgatatacgaactaaaaaaataaatagaaaaaaaagaataataaaaacTCAAGTAGGAATTGAACCTACAACCTCATGCTtaagaaacaaatattttatccgCTAAACTACATGTGacttacattaatttttttaacactttattaatatatataattagtaaaacagaccatgacaccaaaaattAGTTACTCTAGAGGTCTCTtccttaataatatagtatagaagtATAGATAGTATAGATGTAGTATAGAAGTATAGATTATTCCGCattagtatgattttaaaaatgttataaCATTTATGACTTttgatgcttttgagtggttttgagagaaTTTAATATGCTTAtaccttattttgaaaaaaaaatgttaattttaggTTTGATTTaacgatttacgattttatgttttgaaatgcgttcttttggattttcaaataataggtttattgatttattttaaagggcaaagtatatttaaaatatatatatgtatatggaCATTTCGGCCGAAGGTANTAACCCcacatttttttaatactaaaaCACTTTTTGTCTCTAATTATCTTTGAAGGTTTAACATGTTATAGAATCCGATTTGGTCCGATTTGGTTACATCAATGTCGAATTCTATATataactttgaaaataattattgttaACTAAAAATTTATGTACAAAAATGTAAAAAgatatcttattttaaattttacttcATTAACGATTGTACTTTCTCATTGACATCAAAATACATCAACTTATGTTTTATATaatctctatttttttattctcgTTTTTTCTAATTTGTTAATGCTAAAAACTTTAATAATATTCattcatctatttttttttaaaaaaaataatattaatgttttacacTACATAGCATCGTATGTCCTTGGTTACTAAATATTATCTATActtctatactattatattaagtgtgagaccatgataataactacctagagaagacaccaactttttttcaattttatctttatttgatattaatattacacttttgttttttgttttttttgttttaatttcaacacacacttttatttttatttatttttatttcaacaattcaaatatcaatttagtccctccataatttgtcaaatttcactttagtccatcgataataataaaaaatattgtacacacacgcatcgcatgtgcatagtaactagttattttattaaagttgagacacttagagttactaattttggtgtcatggtctgtcttaataattatatatataaataaaatgttaCAATTTTAATGCAAGTTTTATGTAGTTCAGCGGATAGAGTCATCGTTTTTTTGGATTTAGGTTATATGTTCAATTCTTACTGAGatcattttttattctttattttttaatttatatatcaaaattaatgtgtagtctctcactatttcttgtaattatattttgatcctcatttaaatataaatcaaatgaattataaaaaatattatacactTAGAGTAACGCGTGAGTCGGTGCACTAGTACTCATAAACAATGATCAAATCGTACTAACCGTAGCAACGCAACGCAACCGTAGAGAACCAACCGTAATGCACCCTCGCATCCACTTGAATAAGAATCGTTCATGCCAACACTTCCCAGTGAAATACCCGGAAACCCCCCCAACCGATTCGAAACCGCTAGCATATTTCCCTCCATGCCAGGGCTATTTTCATAAATTCGCAATCCTCAGGTTTCCAGCGCCAAGATTTATATAACCTCTTCCTCCTCTCTTCACTCCGAATTTGAAACTCAAAATTTGGGggaaaaataggaaaaaaaaataaaacaaacaaactGAGAAGAATCCTTCGCGAGATTCTCTTTAATGACGTCCAATTCATTCAATGAAACCTGCAACATGAGGATAAAGAAAATCAACCCGAAGAAACTGCTCGAATTCGAAAATTTTGCGGGCCATGGTTTGGTTAGCAAGACTCTGTTCGGATCTTTCAGAGATAACGTTCTGTTATTCGTTCAGAATTTCGCGGAGATTGAGGATTATACGGTTGATGATATGCCCATTTGGTGCACGTTGTTTGTAACTCAAAACGATGGCGCTTTCCCACTGTTTATTGTTGAAGAAACAGTTTGGAATTCCGAGAACCCTTACTGTAATCATTGTAAACTATCAGGTAATTTGAATTTGATGGACAATGTCGTGGTTACAGTTTTCTTGGTGAATTTAAGTTTGACATTTCTGGGTTTTCGTATAAATTTTGGTTGAATATTTGCGTGACTGATTCTTTCTTTTGTTCCACTTGTTCTTGGTGAATTTGAATTTGGATTTCTGTTTTTTGTAATggtattgtttttattttcacGAACTTTCAGTGATAGTCAGTTATCATgtaattgaaaatttttgtaAGTTTCTTGATGGTTTCTTTGTTTTCATACATCTCTTCGTGATATTTTTCTTGGGTTTTCGAAGAATAAAGAAATTAATTATGAGTCCTTACTGTAATCATTGTGCATTATCAGGTAGTTTGAATGCGCTGGATACAGTCATGATAATATTTCTTTGTGGGAAATTCTGGTAATCCAATTTGGTAGAGTATTTGCGTAGTTGATTCTATTTTTCGTTTCACTTGTTCTTGGTAAATTTGAACTGGGATTGTTAATTTTTTGGAAATGATTTCGTTCTTTCCATCACTAACTTTCTGTGATCATCGAATATCATGTAATCAAATTTGAATCGTTTGAAAGCCATGGGTTTTTGAAGAATAAGgaaattaattatgattttgcTTCTTTTGTTCTTGTGATGTATGTATTGTAGGATGGGGCCACCATTTTGTGTGCAAGAGAAAGTATCATTTGATAATCCCATCTTATGAGAAATGGAATAACCCGTTACATGGGAATTTTTCTCATTTCCAGAGCCATAGTTTGTATGGCTTGATTCACTGCAATGGATATGGGCATCTCATCTGCATCAATGGTATAAAATACGGCACAAATTTCATCGGTGTCAGTGAAGTTATGGAATTCTGGAACCGCCTTTGCACGGTTCTTAGAGCCAGGTTAATTTATGATTGGAATCTGGTAAAATTTCATTTGGTTAATGGGTGTTTTAGGTTGAAGGTTTTGTAAGATGCTAGTGTCTTTTCTTGCAGGAAAATTTCGGTTTGCGATGTCTCAAGAAAGGAATCGATTGACTTAAGATTAGTTTATGGTGCAGCTTATGGGCATTCATGGTATTCAAAATGGGGTTACAAATTTTGTGATAGATTTTCTGGAGTTACAGAGCAAGAACTGTGTTCCGCGATGAAAATACTGAGCTCATTAGATCTTGATAAAATTGTCGGAGATTTCAAGAAGAAGAGAAATGGAAAGGAAATCAAAGAATCAATAAATAAGTACAGAGAAATGAGTGATAAACCATTAGTCACAATCAGTGATTTGTTAAAGTACATGCTGAGATTTAACTCAAGGCTTGCGGTTCCTGTTTTCAAACCTTCTGGGCTTGACTCAAAAACTGGAGAAAAAACGACCAGCTTAGAGTCATTGGTGCATTCAATGGCGAAAGGTGATTGCAGGTGGTCTACAAAGAGGCTGGAGGGAGTGCTCAGAGTGATTGTTGATCTGTTAAATGAGcacaaaacaaataattttgatGGTAAAGACGGTATGACGAGGCATGAGTTGAGAGAAGATGCAAGAAAATCTATTGGAGATACAGGTTTGATTGATTTTGTGCTCAAATGTATCAGGTGTTTCCAAGTGGGGAATCAAATCATTCGTCGCACGATAAATCCATATGGTAGATTAGTGGAATTCACCATTCATGACATTATGAAAGAGGCAGAATTGATGAAATGGCAGATTCCAGTAATGGATTTTAGTTGCAGGTGGTCTAGAGAGAAACTGGAGCATGCAGCGAATTCAATTGTGagtattttaaaagaaaacaaaggaaATAAGGCCATGCCACGGCAAGAATTACGTGACAAGGCTAGAGACCTTATTCATGACACAGGGTTGATCGACTTCGTGCTGAAATCATTCGACAATTCAACAGTGGGTAATCAAATAGTATATCGCTCCAAAAACCAAATTACCAAGAGCATCGAGTTCTCCCTTATGAGTGTTTCTGAAAATCTTGAAATGTCAGCTAACTTAAATGGTTCCTTAGGCTTGAATTTGTCAGAAGAAGTGCTGTTTATTTACACAAATGTGCTATTAGGATATTCTGAGTTGAACTCAATAGGTTTAGCTGCTAGGCTAATCTTGGACTCTAAAGTATTTGTGAAGGAATGGCCGGTAGAAAAAGAGGTTGTGAACCAATTCATGGCACTAACATGTAAAGTATTCCCAAGTTTCGATGAGTTGGAAACGGAGTTAACTCGTCCACTGTCACCAGGTGAAGTCGTGGTGGTCCCGCCTTCGATTACAATTGGTGAACTTAAAGTGGTGGCACAATGCGCGTTGAGAGATACGTATTGTGTAATGGATAACCTTGTGCTGACACAAATTGGAGCGCTGAAGCGTATAGAAGATGAACTTATATTATCTTGTGCTGTGCATCCTGGTTCAGAGGTTTGGGTTAGAGGATCTGGGCTAGACTTGGTCACGAGCCTGAGATATGAAGATGGATCGAATAATAGGATGGACACTGAGTCGTATTAAAGAAGGCGCAGCTGGGGGACATTTATAGGAGCAACAGGAAAATATAAAAGAAGTATAGTTGAAGGAGAAGGTTGTAGATGATGAAaagatatttttgtttaaatttgaaGTACAAGAATGAAAGAAAGAGTGACAGAAGCAATTTGTTTTCATATTCATTAGCTGAGTGTAAAGTGGTGGATTAAAGCTTAGTACATATGCACATTTCACTTATAATAACTTGCTTAGCACATATGCACATTTCATTTTGGCAAGAAAGAATATCAGTATTGTTTCAAACATATGATCTCATTTCAGACGAACTATAAGTGATGGACAATCTCCTCTTTTatgagatttaataattaatttaacggACAAAgatagggatgtaaacgaaccaaaccgtttgtgagctattcgaagctcgattcgataaaagctcgtttgagctcgtttaatgaggctcgttaagataaacaaaccaaaTTCAAGCTTTACTNAACGAAccaagctcaaacattcaagagttcgACTCGGCTCGACTCGATTACATCCCTAGACAAAGAGTTAGCTTTCTGATTCAGTGAATCCAAATTAGAAGATGATAATCTGAATTGGGCCCACAAACATGGCCCACGGAGGCCTAAGAGGTAGTGGGAATCCAATCTAGCGTCCATGTCGAATGGCCCAACAACAAAAGTTATGGCCCACGAGAGAAATTATCCAAACTCAGCCCGACAAGAAGAGCATGCGAGTTTGAGACCCAAGTATGTGGTCATAtaatttatcagaattaagcaTTGTGAGAAGCAAAGCATTGTTATTCGATCTTACGCTATGATCCTTGCTACGACTGAGAGTCTCATCCCATTTCTATTATATATGTTGTTCTAGATAATATTGTCAAAATCTTGGAcatgtaaatttattataattctatatataattaggaaaaataatttaaaaaatattaaccaTTGTGTTtggaaacaaattaaatttgtaGATGGATTTGGAAATTCCAAATTCCCATCCCATTTTGCATGTTTGATAATATCATTCGAAGACATCATATTTTACATGGAAATGAAAAGGATTTGAGGAAAGaaagataaaatttatattcaaatagtttatgaatatttgatgaaataaagatgaaatttaaattaaaacaatttcTGAATTCAAAGTACAGTATTGTTCATATATATTCATCTTAAAACAATATATGTGGCCTCgacttgcaataaaatcatcatATACAACTTGTGATAGCAGAATCATATACAATCCTTTAATTTATAAAAGATAACAAAATATGAATTCAACGGAAGAGCCACAATTTTGCTAAGTCAATATTTCCATTTTCCCGATTTCCGTCCTATTTGTAGTCCTAAAATCCTGTagctgaaatttaaaataaacataaagaAAATAGAGTTTAAATCTTTAGGGATCTAATGAGGGAATAAATTGGGTTTATAGTGATGCAATCACGGGTTCTCCTCAGAAGACAACATGGGACACGTTGGAGATACGGGCAGGGTCAATTAAAAGGGGGACGGAGcaagaagttcaaggaagctCTTCAAGGGTTTAAGGCAAGCTACCAAGAGTATTCCAATCAAGTTTGCAGCCACTGTAATGTTATTCAAATGTTGAAGGACTAAAAAGAAGGCATCCAAGTCAAGACAGGAGCGTCTCAGTGTATATTCTGTCCGCCTTTGTGCCCAGGGCCGAGATAGGCACGCCCCACTGGAGCTTTTAACCCGCCCAAGTGCCCAACGCGCCCCAGAAGAAGAAAATAGTCGCCCCAGCGCACCTCCTGCGCAAACTTTGGGAGACCATCGCGCCCCAGCTGACAGAAATCTCCGCCCCAACGCGTTGCAATGCAGAATAAAAATAAGGAAACCCTAGATTAcaaattttaatgtattttgACATTTAAACAAAAGTTGTAAATTTTATATGAACAATTAATTGAAGAATTTATCAAATttgtgagttttctctcaaaattttcaaagctttgctttgtacacacaaaaatcaaacttatagaagatttaatcttttatagcatttgtcgattgttcttcactcggattgtcaaagacgaattatttgaaggttcgtttgagATCAATTGTTAtcttcgtgaatatttgttgctaagttttcgtAACTTATAtgtgaatatcacaaatcattacttgtttcaaaataTCAGGACAATCcaacattttttatttcatagaatcgagggcgtgactcCATTTTGAACACGTTTGCTTTTCGTTTTTGAAGAATCGcttcatttggtatcagagctttggtTCCATTTGAGGCGTTGTTAGgtcattttagtaggatgatgaggacCCAGCTGAAGCCCTTACGCGAGAGGTTGGATAAGCTTGAGGTTAGTTGAAATGTCCACTACTCATTTCTTAAATTATGCaagagaattttttttccttcttaaaATACTTTCTGCCGAATATACTTactatatatgtaaatattttgcaccatttaaaataaactcaccgactaattatttgaaaatccaaagcacagtgcaaaacataaaatcgtaggatgtcaactaaaattaaaactagtattttttaaaataaagtataagcatcttaaatcctctcaaaaccactcaaaagcatcaaAAGTCATAaacgtcataaaatctttaaaatcataCTAATGCGGAAAAACTAGCAAAGGTCCTCAGGTTTTGTGCACCATCAGCCCAGCCAGTTCAACTATCAAGTCCTCCatcatcatcaaaattattatcacctgcatcattcacacatgtgagtctaatgactcatcaAAACTTACTCaaaatagcaaataatacatatacattcacatgcaacagtgaaaattcttttaataaaatagattttCATGAATAGGCATACTTTAAACCTTTTTTCCTTTCattatatcattttcttttcatcataaacatatacatatacattctcTTTAAGgtgaattttattcattaattgtgaccatCCTTTCATCTTTCGGTCGATTGATCAGTCTCAGCTGTAACCATAGTACCAGGCGACGAGGCAACATTAACCACTTTTCCGTTATGTGCCTTGTCCTATAGTCGACGAGGACATAAGCGACACTcttacccgtcaactgagccttggtcttacatatcatcatatatttTTGATGGAAATTCGGTCGTTGGGTTTCCACGGGACTTTGTCCCATAAACGGTTTCGACTGGGGCTTCGTCCCTCACGAATCCTCATTTTCTTACCATCACAATTAAATCACtttcttccaaatattcttCCTCGTTTCCATCACTTTAGAAAAAACATAcaataatatcattttcttttaaaccaagcatgcaacacgtcttttagcatgTATTGTtcttcatcataaaattccataacctttcaaagtaaacatttttaacattcatttcagcattcagggcactgtcaGGACGTCTGACATTTTTCAAgcgtaaaatgatcgttttacctATGAAACCCTTCCCAATTTACCCTTAGACCTTAAAAAAGCTACCCAAATCCATCAAACTTATCATAATACCTTAAAATACCCCCATAAgaatttcttagacgtaaacttaagctcctcgactaatttTCAAATTCGTTTTACAACTTCAACCTAAGTcctggttttaacccgaatcgactcgaagctttaccaaacttgaaccattgcttattaacacctaaccatactctatgcaacccaaatcaagccaattaaaacccttgaacaagcctagaaagctactgaattttctgCCCATAATCCAACAAAACCCTAGCCTCACAACCTTGCCCACTTCAGCCCTAGCCCTTAACCAACAAGACCATCTCCTATACAACCTTCCTAGGAGCATGACCAAAACCTTGACAAGCTACTGGACCAGACCTAACGAGCTATGCCCCTGCAGCCCTCAAGCCCGTCGACTAGAAGCCTCGCGCGACCCATATTCACGCCTACAGCCCCTCTCCTCGCACTAGGCACGGTACAAACCATTTAAGACCATGTCTCAGCCCTCTTAAGACCCCTGAATACGTCCTTACAGCAGCTAGGTGCCGCGCCCATCTAGGAAACCCAAACAAAACCCTAACCTGCTTTTCGAACCCAAAAACGTTCAGCTTATTCCCCCCTCTTGTGTAACCCTTAGCCATGCCTCTTATGACCCTTAGACCTACTTAAAAACATCTATTTCCATAGCTCTATCAtgacagcccctttgtgcaacaAAAGTGTGAATTTAAAGGCATGAAAACTCAagttttgatcatgtattaccataaaaacaaaaatattagaaagtgaacatatttttcatgcaaccaTGTTAAATATGGTATGAAAGATGAGTGAAAAAAGATTAAGGCATCTCTTTGCGTGTTTCACGCACGAAAATAATCTTTGAAGCGAGGGACGTTGGCGGAGAGACGGGGGAGAAAGCTTGCTGAAATTTCCTTGCAAATCCCACATGAATTTGATAAAAGCATGTGGATGTGTGTGATGCTGATGCAGGAGAGTCCTAGTGCTTTGTGGCTCGGTGTGCATGTGTATGAGGTGTAGGTTAGGGTTTTGGaacttgtttttatttaaataattgtgtAGTAAGCTAGGCCCAAATAACTTAGGTATAATATGCCCATTAGGCTCATTAGAATGAAGGAAAATTATTTCATTTAGgatagttttcgaaaatattagccgagtccccaaaaagttcttattttcatcaaaaatcgattaccagtttaaaatacgactcgacgtAAAAACATCTCAGAAAAcaccatttttgaaaataccatttaaaatatatcatatattaaataattaaacttaatcatttaataaaaatattttctctttatgGTCTCCAGTCTCCGTTCCTTGATTGCGTTtcaaataacctttaaaaacactgttttatgcattctagtagaaaatcatattttaaacatgtaaacatgtctaccacatttaataaatgcaattaaaataatttaattaagcattttcCATTATTCCTAGAtgtgcatgcagttggattacgttatcgcattttggaccttacattaaTACTAGTGGGAGTAGATCTAAGCCTAAGAATGTGGGTAGAGGCGAATACGAGGATGAGTTTGATTTGGGAGGCGACTATGAGAGCCACAATGAGAATTGAGGAAGGAACAAAGGTGATAGAGGATTTGGGAGAGGAAAACAAGTAGTCGTACAGGGTAGGTACCACGATGAGAGTAGGGAACATAGAAATatgggtagcattaagatgaagatATCATCATTCCACTGTATTTCTGACCCAACGACTTATTTAAAATGGTAAAAAAGAGTATAACTTGTT harbors:
- the LOC140965176 gene encoding PHD finger protein MALE MEIOCYTE DEATH 1-like, translated to MTSNSFNETCNMRIKKINPKKLLEFENFAGHGLVSKTLFGSFRDNVLLFVQNFAEIEDYTVDDMPIWCTLFVTQNDGAFPLFIVEETVWNSENPYCNHCKLSGWGHHFVCKRKYHLIIPSYEKWNNPLHGNFSHFQSHSLYGLIHCNGYGHLICINGIKYGTNFIGVSEVMEFWNRLCTVLRARKISVCDVSRKESIDLRLVYGAAYGHSWYSKWGYKFCDRFSGVTEQELCSAMKILSSLDLDKIVGDFKKKRNGKEIKESINKYREMSDKPLVTISDLLKYMLRFNSRLAVPVFKPSGLDSKTGEKTTSLESLVHSMAKGDCRWSTKRLEGVLRVIVDLLNEHKTNNFDGKDGMTRHELREDARKSIGDTGLIDFVLKCIRCFQVGNQIIRRTINPYGRLVEFTIHDIMKEAELMKWQIPVMDFSCRWSREKLEHAANSIVSILKENKGNKAMPRQELRDKARDLIHDTGLIDFVLKSFDNSTVGNQIVYRSKNQITKSIEFSLMSVSENLEMSANLNGSLGLNLSEEVLFIYTNVLLGYSELNSIGLAARLILDSKVFVKEWPVEKEVVNQFMALTCKVFPSFDELETELTRPLSPGEVVVVPPSITIGELKVVAQCALRDTYCVMDNLVLTQIGALKRIEDELILSCAVHPGSEVWVRGSGLDLVTSLRYEDGSNNRMDTESY